GCTACCAAGACCTATAACGAGGAATTGGAAAAGTACAATTCGGCTACAGCGAATGGATTTAGAAATGGCATCGTTTTTCATCCTGAATCTTACCTACACAAAGAAGTATTAGTGAAGGTCATCGAAAAATCAGAAGATGCAAACGAAGTACATTCTGTACCATTATCGAACAGAAAAATGGATGATTGTACACCAGATGAACAAATCATTAAAATCAACGAAAGGGAAATCCGGAAAAAGCAAATCGAGAATAATCGACAGTTTGAAGAAGTTGTCGGGATGATTCGAGAAACTACGTACATAGAGACCAAGAAAACGCTTTCGGTAGATGAAATGGTCGCCTTTTCAATTTCGCTCTACGAAAACAATGTGGACTACTTTAGTCAGCAAAAGTACTTTACAGGATTATTGGGCGATACATCAAAGCTATCCAAAGTTGAAATCGTGGAAAATTTCAAGAAGAAGTTCAAAAAAGAAATTTTTCATAAGCTGATTCGGTATATGCTTACCAAGCAAGTGCATTTCGGCGAAAGTAATCACGTAAATAATTTAACGAACATTTCATTCTACAATGCAATGCAAGGATATTACAAAACTAAGATTGCCGGTATTGAAAAAGAATATGCCGAAAAAAGGGACAAGCGTGAAGAACGTTTAAAAGAGCGCATCATAGTTCTTGAAAAGCAAATTCAGGAATGGAACGATTAGTTTTTGTTGTTTGAAGAAGGGTCGGCATTCGTGCTGGCTCTTCTTTTTTATTTAGATAATTTTTATTTGAAAATGAGGAGCCAAATAGAAAAAATAATCAATCAATAGTAGCGCAAAGGTAAACTCGTAAAATACACCCATCAAAAGACTACGGCATAAAGCCGTTCGCCCACTCACTATTTATTCCGTTTCCTTTTGAGCCGAGATTTTATCTTCCGTTTGGGTTTAGCTTAAATATTGTTTAATCTAAATTCAAATATTATGTATTTACAAAATTTACAACAAGATGAAATCTTCGTTTCCAATGAAATGAAGTCTTTGAGAAGTATAACTCAAATGGAATCCAGAAGAGGGCTTGAAAACGCCATAATTTCCAATGGTAAAATTGTCAATGTAGTCTCGAACAGCTATGGCCACATTCCAAATCAATTGTTCTTCAAGAAAGCTGAAGAAATGCTGACCGATGCACAATTGAACTTCCATAAACGCACCATCAACAAAAATGACAGGTCGTTTATTACCGACTTTATCATCGACGACAAAAGCCAGTTTACGGTCAAGAACCATAAGGACTTGATACTGCCGATGCTTCGGTTCAAGAACTCTTATGACGGTAGTGAAAAGACCTCGGGCCACTTCGGGTTTTATAGAAAAGTATGTTCCAACGGCCTGCACGTTTCCCAAGCGGAAATCGAGTTTTCTATCAAGCACAGTAAGAACAATACACACCTGATTATGCCCAGGTTGAGCAATCTGTTCGATAAGTTTCTGGACAATGAATTCTATACCATTACCAAGAAATTCGACAAAATGAAGGAATTTAAAATCATCGATACGCAAGAGTTCGTAAAGGCAATTCTTGACAGGACGAAACTGTTCCGATACGAATGTAGCGACAAGAACAGCGACCCTTCAAAAAAGTCTCGTGAAGTTATTGAGATATTGAACTATGAAGCCTTGTTGCTTAACGAAGAGCCTAATCTCTGGTTAGGCTACAATGCGTTCAATGCAGTATTGCACCATACGTTGAAGAAAACTTTTACCCAACAGGAAAGGTTGGATAAAAAGCTGTTTGATGAAATATATGAAATGGCATAGGCTATTAAAGGTTTATCCAGTACCTACTTAAACTGGGTTTTTTATTTTAAAAGTATTACAAAATCAAATATTTACCATTTTATTCATATAGTGGTAATAATTAGTTTTCAAATATTCGCCACTTTTTTGTACTTTTGGCAAAGTTTTGATATAAAGATTATGCCAAAAATTGTAGAAAATAAGCTTATAGAAGCATTTAAGGAGCGAAGTTCCTTTGATAGGGACGAACTATTTCAGTTCTATTTGGACTTTGAACCGCATTTGAAGGAAAGTACATTTAGTTGGCGCATTTACGACCTGAAGAAAAAAGACATCATCAAAACTATTGGTCGTGGATTGTATGTTATATCCTATAAACCCAAGTATAGACCAGTACTGTCTGATAGTGTTCTAAAAATAGCAAGTAAGACCAATGAACGGTTTGAGGAAATCCAATATGCTATATGGGAAAACCAATGGCTAAATGAATTTACTCTGCATCAAGTATCCAATCAAATGATTGTAGTAGAAGTGGAAAAAGAATTTACAGAATCACTATACTATTATCTAAATGATTCCTTGAAAATGGATTTTTTCTTGAATCCCGATGACAAGGAAATTGAATTCTACATTTCCGAGAGTGCTGTCCCCGTGGTCATAAAACGTCTCGTCACAAGAGCACCGATAAGTAAATTGAAAGATAAAAAAAATGTAGTTCCAGTCGCCACGCTTGAAAAAATAATGGTGGACTTGTTTGCCGATGAAAACCTGTACCATTTTTACCAAGGCTCTGAACTCATAAATATTTATGAAAAGATACTTGAGCGATACAGTATTAATTTCACAAAGCTCTTTAGCTATGCGAAAAGACGAAAGAAAGAACAGGAAATCAAGCAATTTATGAATAACCACATACCAAATATTTTAGAGGACATAATCAATGATTGAAAACAAAAGCTTCACAAAAGAGTGGCTGGATATTTTCCGAGCAAAAAAAGAACACAAAGGCATTAATGTGACCATTTTGGAAAAAATGGTTCACGCATTTTCTTTATTAGAACATCTAAAAATAGAAGGACTTAATTTTGTCTTTAAAGGCGGCACTTCACTCGTGCTTTTACTTGAAGAAGGCAATCGGTTTTCAATAGATATCGACATCATTTCAAGTCTAAAACGTGACGCATTGGAAAAAATCCTTGATACAGTTGTTGCCAACTCACATTTTAAAAGCCACACTTTGAATGAACGCAGAAGCTACAAAGAAGGCGTGCCAAAGGCACATTATACTTTTGAATTTGATTCGGTTTACAACCCAAACGTTCCAGGAACCATTCTGTTGGATATTCTTTTTGACAGCCCGCATTATCCAGAGCTCATAGAATCTTCCATTGAAATTCCTTGGCTATCGGTTAATGAGCCTATAATATCAATTACCACACCTTCGGTAAATTCCATCTGTGGCGATAAGCTTACTGCTTTTGCACCAGAAACTATCGGTATTCCATATTACAAACAAGACCAGCTTTTTGCAATGGAAATCTGCAAGCAGTTGTTTGATTTAGGTAAACTATTTGAAAACATTACCGATATAAGCATAGTGAAGAAAAGCTTTTCCTCTTTCGCGAAAGCTGAACTATCCTATAGAAGTTCTGATGAAAATTTCAACAAAAGAAATCTTACGGAAACAGAGGTGCTGTGGGATTCCATAAACACTTGTGCTATAATTTCAAAAAGGGAACGAAATTCCACCGCTGAAACAAAAAAGAAATTTGAAGATTTAAACCGTGGTATTCGCAGTTTTGGTAGTGCATTTCTAATGACGGGACATTTTAGGATAGAAGAAGCAATGGCAGCTTCGGCCAGAGTTGCTTATTTGAATGCAATCTTATTGCAACCAAAAATTATAGACATTGAATATTATGAGGGACAAGATATAAGCGAGCTTACTATTGAAAAAGCAGATTGGGCATACCTGAATAAATTGAAACGCCAGCCGGATAAGTCCATATTTTATTATTGGTACAAGGCGGTGGAATTGTTATAAATATGAAAAAAAGAAAAAGAGTTAAAACTAAAATGATTGAATTTAGAAACCCATACCATATTGAACCACCAGGGGCTTTACGTGAGATATTATCACATCCAGCAAATGAAACTGAAGTAATTGAACTTGCAGTATTTCAAGAACATCGGTATGCATTCTTCTACTGGAATAAATGGGTACGGAAAAACGAAGGTAATAATCCGCCTTGTCTAATTTCATTAGATTGGCACCAAGATTTATGCTATCCCTGTGAAACAGAAAGGAAATGGTTAGATAATTTGGATTTAGAAAGTGATGCGGAAGTATCTTTGTTTTCGTGGGCAAAACTCAATGGTCTTAATGATGGCCATATTTTAAGTGCAGCCTATCTCAATTTGATTGGGGATATTTATGTGCATTGTAGACAAGAGCTTGGTCAGAACACTTGGAAAGATGAAGAACTGATTGATACCTATGGAAACAGCCACGCAATCAAAAAATTCAAAACGTATGAAGCCTTACAAGATGCACTATTGAATTCTTCAGAAACATCCGTGTTTTTTGATATTGATTTGGACTTCTTTTCAGTAAAGAATGGCTTAAGTGATGGTTCATTTGAATTTACCTACTTACAGGAAGAAGAAATACGAAAAATGCTAAACAAGGATAATCCATTAATTAACTGGATTTTTAAACGTATAAAAGGTTTCACAATTGCCACTGAACCAGAACATTGCGGTGGACTTTTAAGAAGTAATAAGTTTCTTGATTTAATTAGCGAAATCTATTTCAGTCCAGAATTGTTTGCACCTAAATGTAATTGGAAATGGAAACCTAAATATTGATGATGAATTGAATCGACATTAATATTGCCATTCAGCCCATTCCCCTGCATTCCGCAAAAAGCTTCATTTCGGTAAATACGCTTCATTATAAAGGTCTTGGACACAACTTCAAATCTTCCGATTTCCATTGCGCTGAACCTGCCATAAAAATGGCAGAATCGCTTCATTCCCAATCTACATCTTTAAAGTCAAGTCCGCTTTAAGCCCTACTAAATAAGGATAATTTGTTTTCATAATCCAGTAAGCACATTCCCCTGCATTTCGCGAAAAGCTGCATTCCGAGAAAAGAGCTTACCTAAAAAGGTCTTGGACACAATCCCCAATTTTGACTTTCCATTCCGTTAACTCGATCCGCTGCGCTGGAACGGAACACTTCATTTCCAAGCCAAAATCGTGAATTAAGTCCGCTAAAAATAACATAAATAATCAATCAATATCGGCGCAAAGGTAAACTCGTAAAATACACCCATCAAAAGACTACGGCATAAAGCCATCGCACCATCCTACGCTTATTTATTCCGTTTCCTTTTGAGCTGTGATTTTAGCTTCCGTTTGGGTAATGCTCAAATATTGTTTAACTAAAATATATAAAATTATGAAACAATTATCTGTAAAACCCAGCATTTCATTAAAAGAAGCGGAAGAACATTATCAATTGAGTAGTGAAAATTACACAATTGATAGTGCAGAGACTCATTTAGCTTATTACAGAGATAAGCATCAGCTGTACTACCGAACACTTTTAAATCATTATTCAAACTAAAACCTCACATTATGGAAAATTTTAATTTTGTACAACTTGATTTTGGATTCGAGTGTGAACCCGAATCTACACAGAAAAAATCATCGAAATCAAACAAAAAGCGAAGTAACGATTTCGTTTTTAATTTTATGGATTGTCTCACCAGTCCCATCATTGTCTTTAAATCTGCTTGGAAAGATACAATACCAAGAGACATACTTAAAAACATAAAATTATCACGACTATTATGTTCAATGCAACAAGAAGAAATGGCATCGCTTACATAAACTTTAGCATATATGATGCCCAGAACTTATGAAGCACCAATGCCTACCGAATGGGTAAATATTTATACTTGGCTAGGTCTTCAGTATGCAATTCAGTTTAAGAATAGTGGCCAATTGAATGCAATGACTGAAATCGCACCAAGCAAACTTTCAGAATATGAAATGGGACGTTTGAATAGTTTGAGAAGTTGGATTTATGATAAAAGAAGAAAGGCTTTAAAAGATAGATTAAAAATAGCTGAAAAATCAGAAACAAAAATATTATCTGAAAATCAAAAAATACTTTTTGAAGAGTGAGCTAACTATTCACCCTTTTATTTAATACGAGTTTCATAAGCCATTCAGCACATTCCCCTGCATTTCGCGAAAAGCTACATTTCGGGAAAAGAGCTTCACTACAAATATCTTGGACACAATCCCCAATTTCGACTTTCCATTCCGTTAACCCTTCCCGATTCTCTGGGAAGGAACACTACATTTCCAAGCCAAAATCGTGAATAGCGTCCGCCAAATCGGAATTCCATTTAATGATTTGGTGTCGCTTCCTACGTTTTTATACTTCACAAAAGCTTTTAGACCTACATCCGCACCCTCGCTGTTATACCCTTTTTTTGCCAGCAAAATACCAACATTTTGAACTTGAACAGACTGCATAAAACGTTCTCGCTGCGCTTCACTTTTTATAAGTCCTTATCAATTCAAAATCTTGAAAATGTATCAGCAACAAAAAAAGGTAACAGCGAGGGCGCTATGGGAAGTAAATCTAAAATGAATCTTATGAAATCTTACAAAAACATCAAAAAGGAAGCGACACCAAAAAAAACAAAAAAGGAAAACGCTCAAGATATAATAAGTAAATCACTTCAAAAAAATATAACAATAAACTGTCTGAATGGTTCAGATAGCATTTTAATTAATCTTTAAATATTTTATTATGAGTACTTTAAAAAATCACGTACAGTTAATCGGAAACGTTGGACAAGAGCCAACCATTACAAACCTTGAAAGCGGTAAAAAAGTAGCCCGTTTTTCACTCGCTACTAATGAGTATTACAAGGATGCCAAAGGCGAAAAACAAACAGAAACCAATTGGCATACCGTTGTGGCTTGGGGCAAGACTGCCGAAATTATCGAAAAATTTGTAGGTAAAGGCAAGGAAGTAGGTGTTACGGGAAAATTGAAATCCCGAAGCTACGAGGACAAAGAGGGTATCAAGCGATTTGTTACCGAAATCGAAGCAAATGAAATCCTTTTACTTGGAAGTAAAAATGACAAGTAATTCTTAAAAATTAAAGAGGGCGTTCCTCTCGAAAGTTGCGCCCTTTTTTCATTAAAAATCTTTAAAATTTTTATTATGAAAACTATTAAAAATCACGTTCAGTTAATCGGGAACTTTGGGCAAGACCCACAGGTTACAAATCTTGAAAACGGAAAAATTGTGGCGCAGTTCTCAATGGCTACAAATGAAAATTACGAAGACTCAAAAGGGCAGAAGCAATCGGAAACCCATTGGCATAGTATTGTGGCTTGGGGAAAACTTGCTTCAATCATTGAGAAATATGCAGTAGTAGGAAAACAAATTGCCATTGCGGGCAAATTGGCGCAACGCTCTTATGAAACCAAGGAAGGCGAAAAACGATACTATACCGAAGTTGTAGCAAGGGAAATTCTTTTGGTCGGGTCTAAAAATGGTAAGTAACCATAAAAATCCAAGAGGGCACAGATACCAGTTTTCAATTAGTTCGTGCCCTCTTTTAATTATTCACTTAAATAAATGAACAATGAAAGCACAAGTTAACGAAATAAAAGAAGGATTGCAACATTTTCACGGTACGGAAATGTTCTATCAAATCCCATTATTAAGAACACGTTTTACAGACGGACTAAAATATCTTGCTAATGTAGCAGATTGTTTTTGGCTCATTACGGACACTTCCGTAATTGCAAAAAGTCTGATGAACCGAAGCGAATTTGTTACCATCGACTTTAAAAGATTACCCGAAGATGAACAAGTCGTTACAGGCTACGAAGCTGAAATTATTTATACCGATGGCAACGATAATGTTCTGGAAAAACACGGCTATCGGGCAACCCATTTTCCGCTCGATGAATTGCGTTTATTTTTTGTAAATGATACGCTGATGTTACCAAGCGAATACTAAAATTTAAAGCTATGGTTTATCTAAATTTTACAGACTTGAGCGAGGAGGCTCAAAACCGTCTTTTAGAAAATTCTAAAAAAGATGTGGAACGAAAATTTGGCGATGATATTCGCAAATACGTAAGGGAAAATTATACCTGTTTTGAAACGATGATAGAGGAAGAAGCATTACGAAATTTATATTCCTATAAGTTCATATTCAACATCTAATTTTCTAAACTTAATAATCAAGCACCTCTAAATTTTGGAGGTGTTTTTGTATGCAATTAATTTCAAGTCGAGAAAAAAGCGTATCTTTATTTCGCTGAAATTCAGCTCACATAAATTCATATAGTTATCCCATTTTTAACTTTCGCTGATAGCTGTATCCATCTATATTTTACATTGAGGAATTTTCGAATTCCTAAAAGGCAATTGGCTTTTTAGCCAGATTGTATGAAATTTTTGTTCGCCTGTGGCGAACGAAAAGGAATAGCAAGAGGGTAACGGGCAGAGCCACGTTACATATTTCTTTTAGCGTATAATCCATTAATTTTCAAATACTTGAAAATTAATGGATTATATAAATTTCTTCGATTTGCGTCAAATGCCCCCACACAGTCTGTAAACAGGGATGGATTTACGTCAAACACAAAAAAAAGCGAAAAAAAATGGATTCATTCATCACCATCAGGTTCAAAAGGAAAACTGCCAAACGTTTTCAGGAATTTTCAAAGACACACTTCAAGACCCATACCGAAGCAATGGAAAATATTCTTGATTTTTTCTTCTATAACGAGATATCCCCAAAGGAAAAATTGGGTCCGACAGGGCGAACCATCGAAGCCAAACTATTAAAAAGAATCAATGCAGTAATCGCTATAATGAGGGATGTTGAAAAGACCCAAACCAAGCCCACGGTCGCAATGATTCAATCCCTTTTTGAGACAGAACAGCCAAACAAAAAACCGCTGATTTTGGAAAAGAAATATGCCGAAGAAAAAAAGGAAGTACGCTTCCGTGAAAAACAAAATCCAAGTAACCAACTGTAAATTTTTGAGCTATGTATATTACAATCTCACCTCAAAAAATAGGAGGTAATTATTCTAAAAGTTCGGCTGATTTTGTTGGCTATCTGGAGAAGGAAAACCAAGGATTGGAACAACAGGATATGGAGCATTTTTTTAACCAATATGGCGACGAGATTTCAGCAGAGGAAGTGGTCAAGGAAATTGATGGCAATACGGCAAAACTCGAAAAGCACGAACCACGGTTTTATTCCATTACCGTAAGCCCATCTAAATACGAACTGAAACGGTTGCAGAACCATAGTGAGGATTTGCAAAAATACACCCGTGAGATTATGAAGGATTATGTGGCTTCATTTAATCGCGAAATCAATGGGCGACCCATTACAATCGATGATATAAAATACTATGCTAAAATTGAACACCAAAGAGCCTTTAAAGGAACGGACTTTCAGATAAAAGAAAACCAACCGTATGCCACAAAAATACTTCAACTAAAAACTGAAATCCGAAATGTGCAAGATGGACGAGCAGAAGGGAATGTGAAAAAATTGGAAAAAGAAATAGGGAAACTCGAAAGAGAAGCCCCACACCAACAGAACGGAAAACGAATCGTACAAGGAATGCCAAAAGCAGGAAACCAAAGTCATATCCATATAATTGTGAGCCGTAAGGATGCTTCCAATAAATTCAGCTTGTCCCCAGGAAGTAAGTACAAAGCTTCCGATGTTGAATTAAATGGTAAAACGGTAAAACGGGGATTTGACAGAGATGGATTTTTTACAAAAGCAGAAAAGACTTTTGACAAGACTTTTGACTATCAAAGGAACTTCGCCGAAACCTATAAAGCAAGAAAGGATTTCATCAAGAATCCGAAAATCTATTTTGCTTCATTAATGAAACTGCCCACCAACGAAAAAGCATTGGCGTTCAAAATAATGGGGAAAAGTGGCATCCCGATGATGCCGAGTATTCCTGTTACACAGGCACAATTGGCGATGAAAATTTTTAATAGTCTACGACGTGGTGCGGAAGTAGCCATTAAATCGAGTTCCATCGGAATCTAATTTAAAATTATGCAAATGGACAATCTCGTAACTGTACTTTTTATTATTGGTTTGGCCAGTAGTGTTTTCTATGGAATATTTCGGATAAGCAGATATGCATTTGTCGTCAATTTTCTGTTGATTGGCGCACTTGTATATTATTTAAATGAACAATTACCATTGGTGCAAGTAGCACTTTACTTGGTTTGTCCTCTGATATTAATTAATATAGGAATGTATGTATTCTTGCATAAAACGGACGAGCCTAAAAGTGGAAATGCCAAATATCAGGTCAACTTTGCCACTACAAAAGGTAACTTCAAACTGGATAACATCAAACGTGGTGCATCTATAATCGGTTCTGCGGGAAGTGGAAAGACCGAAAGTGTAGTCTATGGTTTTTTGAAACACTTCGAAAAAGAAGGGTTTTGCGGTATTATTCACGATTACAAAGATTTTGAACTGACCGAAATAGCTTATCCACTCTTTAAGGATGGCGATATCCCTTTTAAGGTCATTTCCTTCGATAAAATCATCCATAGGGTAAATCCTATTGCGCCACGCTATTTAGAGAACGAGGAAAGCGTAAATGAGGTTTCAAGGGTATTAATTGAAAACCTTTTAGAACAAAGGGAATCAGGAACAACCGGAACAACTAAATTTTTCAATGATGCTGCGGAAGGCTTGATTGGTGGATTGATTTGGAAATTGAAAACGACCTATCCACAATTCTGTACCCTTCCACACTTAATTGCGGTTTATCAATATTTGGACACGGAAAGCCTTATCCGATTTTTGGAAACCAATACGACATCGAGGGCAATGGCAGATGCTTTTATTAGTGGAAAGGATTCTGAAAGACAGACCGCAGGAGTAAAAAGCACCTTGGCCAATGCTTTGAAACGAATTAGTACACAGCGCATTTTTATGGCGTTGTCTGCGGACGAAGTTCCTTTAAATATAAATAGTCCAGAAAACCCCTGTGTGATTTCAATAGTGAACAATCCAAAATTTGAAACATCTTATTCGCCTGTAATAGCGACCATCATTCATACGATTACAAAGCAAATGAGCATTCGGAATTCTAAACCATCTTTTCTATTGATGGAAGAAGCACCAACCATTCGTTTATTGAATATGCATCGTATTCCTGCGACACTTCGAAGCTATAATATTTCTACGATTTATGTGATGCAGGACAAAATACAAAATGATATGATGTATGGGGACAAGGCAAGCAAAGCGATTTTAAGCAATCTATCCTATCAATTTTTCGGTAAAGTCAATGACCCAGACACCGCAAAATATTACGAACGGTTTTTTGAAATTATTAAGGATCCTACCAAAAGTATAAGTCGTGGGCATAATCTCGATTTTGATACTCGAATTACAACTGGAGAAAAAGAAATACCAAAAATTAGGGCAGATGTCTTTTTCAGATTGAAACAAGGCGAATTTATAACCTATGCAGATGGAAAGGATAAAAAGATACAGTTCAAGTTAGCCAATATTAAAAGAGAGTTTCCGCAAGAATCGAAGCAGTATTCTCAGTTTGATTTGGAAGCTAATTTTGAACGGGTTTATGAGGAGGCGCAGTCGATATTTGGGTAATGGGTTATATTGAATATTAATTTATTGTTGGGGCATTTCATTGAGGATTTTTGTTTTAATTCCTTAATACACTTTTATTTAACTGAAATACAATAAGATGAAGATTCTTTAAAGAGTAGTATAATACTAAACTATCAGCATAATTCGTTATATTTGTATAAAATTTACCAGAACGATTTGAGCCAATTTGATTACATAAAAGAAATAGCGAAGTATGGTTTGGAAAACGACCAGGAACGCTTATTGACTGTAATCAACGAGCTCGTTGAGCATTCTAAAAAGACTAAAAAAGTGAATTTTGCAATTCAATTGCAATCTATCCTTAAAGAGTCTATGCGACAACAGAGCACTAATAATTTGACTAAAGTTGGTTCTGATTCTTATTATCAGCGTCTTGATGATCGTGACATTCAAGATTTAATTCTTGAAAAAATCACTTCAGATTATTCTTTAGAAAACATTGTTGCAGATGATGTCGTAATGGGAGAACTAAAACACTTTATTGAAGAACACGATAAAATTGAATTGCTTCAAAGATTCAATCTTCCCGTTTCAAATAAATTACTTTTGCACGGACCTTCTGGTTGTGGTAAAACACTAGCCTCTTACGTGATTGCCGGCGAACTCAATAAAATGATGGTAGTTGTTAATTTGGGAGCAATCGTCTCTTCTAAATTAGGCGAAACAAGTAAAAATCTTTCTAAAATATTTAAAAAGGCAGCTCTTGAAGACTGTATTATTTTTATTGATGAATTTGATAGTTTAGGAAAAATCCGTGATTATAGTCAAGACCACGGCGAAATGAAGCGTGTGGTCAATACTATCCTTCAGTTATTTGATTATTTACCTCAAAGCAGTATTGTTATTGCTGCCACGAATCAAAAAGAAATGTTAGATTCAGCTCTGACGAGAAGATTTGATAATATAATAGGATTTTCTTTACCCAACACACAACAAATTAAAAACCTGGTTGAACTAACATTAAGTAAGAGTGGGTTTTTATTCAGTAACAAGAGTGAGGCAACTAAAATTATGAAGATGTGCGAAGGCTTGTCCTATTACAGTATTCAGAAAACACTGCTCACTGCATTGAAGAGAAGTCTGTTTAAGCATAGTGATAGAGATATAAAGTCAATTACTAAAATTGATAGCCATATTTGGAAATCTCTTGTTATTGCAGAAAAGAAATCACTTGACATAAACGCTTAAACTTCTCCCTCTAAATCAGCTTCGGCTTCGGCTATATTTATTACTTCCACATTATTAATTGCTCTTAACTCGTCGTAGAGTCTACCAGTATTAGCTCTTAATGTTTCTTCAATTTTAAGAACAAGTGAGAAATTAAATTCTGTTGGATAATTCTCAACCTGGGACGCCATAATCTGATTAGATAATAATGCTTGTACAGCCAGTTTAAAGGTTTTACCCTCACTACGCAATTGTGCAACGTCAATATTGAATTCAATTTTCTGAACATTACTGTAAGGAGCGGGCGTTGATTTATCTCTAGCGGATTGTGACCAACTTAAAGTGGTACGTAATTTCGAATTTAACTCTCGCTGTACTCGGTTAATATCATCAGATGAATGATTTTTAAAAACACTAAATGCCATATGCACTGGACAATAGGTTAATTGATTATGCTGTAATGGCAAAAAGCTGAAACACAACGTAGCGGTCACTTTAAGAATGCCATTAATTTTACCAAGATTCGTTGAAATTAAATAGTCTGGAAAGTTAACAGGGTAAATTTTCTGTTCACCACTTTGGATATAGTCCTCAAGAATCATTGTAGCGCTATTCTCATCTGAAAAAATAGTATTATCTGCATCAATGAGTCCATAACCCGAAGTTCTGTTTAGCAAAGGTTTGTTTGCATCGGGATACACAGTGTTTTTTAATGTAGCCCCATTAATTATCAATGCTTTTAATGTTTGTGACTTTAAATCCGGATATGCAATTTTAAGCTTTGCAGCAAGATTAGCAGTTAACGGGGCAGCTAGACTTGTCCCAACTTCTTTTGTGTATCCTAAAGCAGGGTTAGATGATAATACAGACATTGCAGCATTATCCATAAAATCTATTGTGGTAGGATTGTAGAATCCATAATCACCACCACTTTCAATAACGTCAGGTTTAAAAAGATTTTTATTTCGTTTTTTAACAGAATAGATGGCAGCAAGATCAATGTGGTCTTTACGAGTATAAATAGCAGGAAACTCTTTTCCTGATGAAATACCGTTAAATACACCGTTATATAAGCCATCTGCAGCTGCTC
The Aequorivita iocasae genome window above contains:
- a CDS encoding DUF932 domain-containing protein encodes the protein MYLQNLQQDEIFVSNEMKSLRSITQMESRRGLENAIISNGKIVNVVSNSYGHIPNQLFFKKAEEMLTDAQLNFHKRTINKNDRSFITDFIIDDKSQFTVKNHKDLILPMLRFKNSYDGSEKTSGHFGFYRKVCSNGLHVSQAEIEFSIKHSKNNTHLIMPRLSNLFDKFLDNEFYTITKKFDKMKEFKIIDTQEFVKAILDRTKLFRYECSDKNSDPSKKSREVIEILNYEALLLNEEPNLWLGYNAFNAVLHHTLKKTFTQQERLDKKLFDEIYEMA
- a CDS encoding DUF6577 family protein, whose product is MPKIVENKLIEAFKERSSFDRDELFQFYLDFEPHLKESTFSWRIYDLKKKDIIKTIGRGLYVISYKPKYRPVLSDSVLKIASKTNERFEEIQYAIWENQWLNEFTLHQVSNQMIVVEVEKEFTESLYYYLNDSLKMDFFLNPDDKEIEFYISESAVPVVIKRLVTRAPISKLKDKKNVVPVATLEKIMVDLFADENLYHFYQGSELINIYEKILERYSINFTKLFSYAKRRKKEQEIKQFMNNHIPNILEDIIND
- a CDS encoding single-stranded DNA-binding protein — its product is MSTLKNHVQLIGNVGQEPTITNLESGKKVARFSLATNEYYKDAKGEKQTETNWHTVVAWGKTAEIIEKFVGKGKEVGVTGKLKSRSYEDKEGIKRFVTEIEANEILLLGSKNDK
- a CDS encoding nucleotidyl transferase AbiEii/AbiGii toxin family protein, whose protein sequence is MIENKSFTKEWLDIFRAKKEHKGINVTILEKMVHAFSLLEHLKIEGLNFVFKGGTSLVLLLEEGNRFSIDIDIISSLKRDALEKILDTVVANSHFKSHTLNERRSYKEGVPKAHYTFEFDSVYNPNVPGTILLDILFDSPHYPELIESSIEIPWLSVNEPIISITTPSVNSICGDKLTAFAPETIGIPYYKQDQLFAMEICKQLFDLGKLFENITDISIVKKSFSSFAKAELSYRSSDENFNKRNLTETEVLWDSINTCAIISKRERNSTAETKKKFEDLNRGIRSFGSAFLMTGHFRIEEAMAASARVAYLNAILLQPKIIDIEYYEGQDISELTIEKADWAYLNKLKRQPDKSIFYYWYKAVELL
- a CDS encoding DUF6876 family protein — encoded protein: MKAQVNEIKEGLQHFHGTEMFYQIPLLRTRFTDGLKYLANVADCFWLITDTSVIAKSLMNRSEFVTIDFKRLPEDEQVVTGYEAEIIYTDGNDNVLEKHGYRATHFPLDELRLFFVNDTLMLPSEY
- a CDS encoding BfmA/BtgA family mobilization protein, which encodes MDSFITIRFKRKTAKRFQEFSKTHFKTHTEAMENILDFFFYNEISPKEKLGPTGRTIEAKLLKRINAVIAIMRDVEKTQTKPTVAMIQSLFETEQPNKKPLILEKKYAEEKKEVRFREKQNPSNQL
- the mobB gene encoding MobB family relaxase; translated protein: MYITISPQKIGGNYSKSSADFVGYLEKENQGLEQQDMEHFFNQYGDEISAEEVVKEIDGNTAKLEKHEPRFYSITVSPSKYELKRLQNHSEDLQKYTREIMKDYVASFNREINGRPITIDDIKYYAKIEHQRAFKGTDFQIKENQPYATKILQLKTEIRNVQDGRAEGNVKKLEKEIGKLEREAPHQQNGKRIVQGMPKAGNQSHIHIIVSRKDASNKFSLSPGSKYKASDVELNGKTVKRGFDRDGFFTKAEKTFDKTFDYQRNFAETYKARKDFIKNPKIYFASLMKLPTNEKALAFKIMGKSGIPMMPSIPVTQAQLAMKIFNSLRRGAEVAIKSSSIGI
- a CDS encoding single-stranded DNA-binding protein, whose translation is MKTIKNHVQLIGNFGQDPQVTNLENGKIVAQFSMATNENYEDSKGQKQSETHWHSIVAWGKLASIIEKYAVVGKQIAIAGKLAQRSYETKEGEKRYYTEVVAREILLVGSKNGK